AGCTATGTGAGCACGGATCTTTCCATCATAAGAATAGGGCTCTGGCAATAGATCAAAATCACTAGTCCATTCTGATTCGGAAGATAGGGCTGGGCTGGCAGGTTCTAGTTTGTTCGCACAAGAAAGAGAAAGAAGTGCCGGAGGCAGCACTGGACCAAGTAAAGGTGCCGGATACGTCTCAGCTCAGCTTGAAAGGGAATGTGTTTCTGGGGAATCGTACTTTTGATTCTCAGCTAAAGCCCACCCTTGTAAAATAGCATCTACTTATGATCCGCCTAATTTGCAATCTTATGATCCGCCTCACAATATGATAAGAAATAATCCACCCAGGACCAGAAACCAGACAATAGCTTTGTTTCACGACGAATCAAAAAAAGCGGAAAAGCCATGAtgtttccactccattttcattacGAAGATGTATTACGTCAGGATCTGTTGCTCAAACTGAATCACGCCAATGTTATGGAAGTTCCTGGATTGTTTGAAATAAGATTAGTACCAAAAGCTGCCTCTGATTTCAGAATCCAATTTGGAAAATTGGCTATGGAGATTTTGTGCGGTCAGAGATTCATACAGACACAAAGGGGCCCCTATTTTCAAGCAGGAAAGTCGTTTCGATCCAATCCATTCTTGGGGTCCGAAAAAGACACTGGATATGTCAGTGACTTTGCACGACAAAGCGTTCTCCGAGGGCATGGAATGTACCATTTTTTGGTCAGAATCTTTACAGTAATGTCTATGTTGGATTCTCCGGTCGAAATACGGGAAAACTCCATCAAATTCTTTATGGAAACGGAGTTTTGCGAATTCTCCCCGGAACTGGAAGATCATTTCGAGCTCTTCGAGCATGTTCGACGGTTCAATGTGACTATTGTCACTTCGGCCAATACAAAAGATGAGACTTTACTACTGTGGAGCGGCTTTTTGCTAAAAGATGAGGGGGAAACTAAGTAAGATGCCGGAGAAGCGACGAAATATACGAGATCACAAACGTAGATTGCTCGCGGCTAAATATGAATTGAGACGAAAGCTTTCGAATTTTGTAACCCGATCTTCCGTCTGATATGCGGGACAAACATCGTTATAAGTTGTCCAAGTTGCCAAGAAAGAGTTCAATGGCACGAGTAAGAAACCGAGGTATTTTCACGGGTCGCCCTCGTTCCGTAGTTGAGTTCTTTCGCATTTCTCGTATCGTTTTTCGTGGATTAGCATCTCGAGGTTCTTTGATGGGCATAAAGAAATCGTCTTGGTAGCAACCACCAAACCAATAGAACAAAGGTTAGCTCTGCAGCTAGTCCACAAGCAAGGGTTGTAGGTCCATTACCGTCCGGCTCCCGACCGAAACTAACGGAGTCATCCCAACTCTCGGATCAGAGATGCTAACAGGACAGGAATCAAAGTGGGGGACCTCTCTACCGCACCTGTCTCCCCAGACATAGACTACGTAAAGGGTAGTACTCTTGGAAAGAGAGAAGATCACCGCGTGAACAAAATCCAAAGTAACGAATGTCACTCCCGAGGGATCGACCACTATCATACATGAAATTTTGCATAGAATGATTTTTCATGTTCACGCCGGAGTGCTGAGGTTGTTCCCACCATTGAAGTCAGAGTCTGGGTGTGTTTTTCTTACTAATACGGAGAGGGTTCCGAATGATAAAGACCAATCAAAAACTTCTTCGTTTCGTTGGTAGAACCCACGCCAGCTCTTTTCTCTAAATAATAGAGAGATCTTTTGATAGTCTCACTTCTATCAATGCAATGAAAGAACTATCCCTTCCTATTTGTTTGTCCTAATGAGACAAAAAAGAGCCTCCTTCTTTACCACTTTAGGGGATGGGGGTGAAGGGGGGTTTACATACAACCGGGGCAAAGTGGTTTATGATTGAATCTCAGAGGCATTCTTATCATTTGGTAGATCCAAGTCCATGGCCTATTTCGGGTTCACTCGGAGCTTTGGCAACCACCGTAGGAGGTGTGATGTACATGCACTCATTTCAAGGGGGTGCAACACTTCTCAGTTTGGGCCTAATATTTCTCCTTTATACCATGTTCGTATGGTGGCGGGATGTTCTACGTGAATCCACGTTGGAAGGGCATCATACAAAAGCTGTACAATTAGGACCTCGATATGGTTCTATTCTCTTCATTGTCTCGGAGGTTATGTTCCTTTTTGCTTTTTTTTGggcttcttctcattcttctttgGCACCTACGGTAGAGATCGGAGGTATTTGGCCCCCAAAAGGGATTGGGGTTTTAGATCCTTGGGAAATCCCTCTTCTTAATACCCCTATTCTCCCTTCATCCGGAGCTGCCGTAACTTGGGCTCATCATGCTATACTCGCGGGGAAGGAAAAACGAGCAGTTTACGCTTTAGTAGCAACCGTTTCACTGGCTCTAGTATCCACTGGCTTTCAAGGAATGGAATATTACCAAGCACCCTCCACTATTTCGGATAGTATTTATGGTTCTACCTTTTTCTTAGCAACTGGCTTTCATGGTTTTCATGTGATTATAGGTACTCTTTTCTTGATCGTATGTGGTATTCGCCAATATCTTGGTCATCTGACCAAGAAGCATCACGTTGGCTTTGAAGCAGCTGCATGGTACTGGCATTTTGTAGACGTGGTTCGGTTATTCCCATTTGTCTCTATCTATTGGTGGGGAGGTATATGAAAGAAGGGAACGAATAAGTGGATTGAGGAATAAAAGCTCGAAGACAAAGAGAACTTCTCCGGGTAATTGGATCGCCCCGGCACTGTGGTTTAATGAGCGGAAAACCACTAAAAGCACAGGCCATGTGCAGGAAATAGTGGTCCTAAAATGAGTCTCCCCCATGAGCATTTTTCATCACGATATCTTTTTCTTCCTCATTCTTATTTTGGTTTTCTTTCAGCTGAAACTCTACCTAATGGTTCAGATTCCCCGGGTCCATGGGTCCATGGCCGCTTAGCTTAGACAGCCTTGTTAGAGACATGAATGCGGGGTTCGGTTTCCAATTGATTTGTATTCACCGGGACCTCCCCTTATTGGATTTTCTCCACTTTTCTAGTTGCTGTGGAAAGAATGTTGAGCAAATGAGTTTAAGGGGTGGTTTTCTGTTTACTTTTTTTCAGCCTACGTCGTCTCTCTTCCAGAACCTCACAATCATCAGTgtctgaagtttcatgatgaaTATTGGTTTCACATTTTATTGCTTACGTGAGGAAATATCAATTTGGAACTCGAATTTGTATTTGAGTTATGATGAGGAGTGAGGTAGATTCGCATTGTTGAAGAAAGCGAAGAAAAAGGATGCTGCTATGGCTTGCTTGTGGCTCTTTCTTCTATTGGCTAGTCTCAGGCATGATAGTTTCAATTTCTTTTGGAAAGCAAGTGCGGCTCAGTCATAAGTGTTAGTAATAGCATGAAGTAAGTTGTCGGTAGCCGGCATTAGGTAAAAGGAAAAGCTTCTCAAAAGCATCCAGAAATATCATAGAATGGTGATCGAGATCACCTTCACGGGAATCATCCTTTGCAAATTGGGGGAAGGGAACCAATCAAGTCACCAAGAAGTTCCCGAAACTTGGTTTAGTATTAAGGTTCTTCTCTTCCAGCGTTTAGTATTCAAGTTCTTCTCTTCCAGCCCCCTGGCCCCTCTCTGATAAGTCAAGTTTTCAAAACGAAAAGCAAATGACAAATCTGGTTCGATGGCTCTTCTCCACTACCCGCTTTACTACTTTCTATTTTTTCTTATGTATTAAGTTTCCCTTAATATATAATTTTATATTACTTTCGATTTGTatatttttattcctttgccGTTTTATATTATGCCTAATACCAATTTGCAATCTTTTTAGTTCGTGCTTCGTCGGCTCCTCCTTTCTGATCACTCTCCCGCCGGAGATTCAAGACCCCCAGGCTCTAGCTCATTTAGCAGGGCTAAACTTCTATCTGAGTCTTTACGAGCAGGATCCGGGATGGGTTACGTTCATTCAGAACGAGCTTAATCACAATACCCCCCTGGAAGACATACCTGGGCGGCTTAAGCTCTTCCTAATGGAAGAAAAGCTCTCTTCTATGCGACAAGATGTCATTCAGGAATTTGTGGCGCTTTATCAAAGAGTAGGGCCTTATCTATCGATCGAGCCCTACTTGGTCGATGAAGCGCTTCGTTCCTATCTGGACCATATTCACGCAACTGATTCTTTCACTGTTCTCCAAGCGTCTTATCAAGATCTGCGGGAGAATGAGGGAGGATCCGTTTTCTTTCGAAATGCTGTTTCCCACAACCGGGATCTCCTTGAGGCGGAAAGCTCCGCAAGGAGGTGCCTGGAAGTGGAACAGAGGATCCGGTGGGAAGAAATCCCCAAGAGCAAGGCAAGTCTCGAAAGAGCTGAGCACGAGCATGCTCTCGACTTGTTTAAGTCGGAGGATCTTAGAAGGGAATTAGAAAAAAAAGAGCGGGGTAGCTCAGTAATTCTGATTCTTTTCTCTTCCAGCCCCTGGGCCCCTCTTTCTTTTCTCTTCCAGCCCCCCGGCCCCTCTTTGATAAGGAAAGTTTTCATTTCTCAAATAAAAAATGACAAATATGGTTCGATGGCTCTTCTCTACTAACCACAAGGATATTGGGACTCTCTATTTCATCTTCGGTGCCATTGCAGGAGTGATGGGCACATGCTTCTCCGTACTGATTCGTATGGAATTAGCCCGACCCGGCGATCAAATTCTTGGTGGGAATCATCAACTTTATAATGTTTTAATAACGGCTCATGCTTTTTTAATGATCTTTTTTATGGTTATGCCGGCGATGATAGGTGGATTTGGTAATTGGTTTGTTCCGATTCTGATAGGTGCACCTGACATGGCATTTCCACGATTAAATAATATATCATTCTGGTTGTTGCCACCAAGTCTCTTGCTCCTATTAAGCTCAGCCTTAGTAGAAGTGGGCAGCGGCACTGGGTGGACAGTCTATCCGCCCTTAAGTGGTATTACCAGCCATTCTGGAGGAGCAGTTGATTTAGCAATTTTTAGTCTTCATCTATCAGGTATTTCATCAATTTTAGGTTCTATCAATTTTATAACAACTATCTTCAACATGCGTGGACCTGGAATGACTATGCATAGATTACCACTTTTTGTGTGGTCCGTTCTAGTGACAGCATTCCTACTTTTATTATCACTTCCGGTACTGGCGGGGGCAATTACAATGTTATTAACCGATCGAAACTTTAATACAACCTTTTTTGATCCTGCAGGAGGGGGAGACCCAATATTATACCAGCATCTCTTTTGGTTCTTCGGTCATCCAGAGGTGTATATTCTCATTCTGCCTGGATTTGGTATTATTAGTCATATCGTATCGACCTTTTCAAGAAAACCGGTCTTCGGGTATCTAGGCATGGTTTATGCCATGATAAGTATAGGTGTTCTTGGATTTCTAGTTTGGGCTCATCATATGTTTACTGTGGGCTTAGACGTTGATACGCGTGCCTACTTCACCGCAGCTACCATGATCATAGCTGTGCCCACAGGAATCAAAATCTTTAGTTGGATCGCTACCATGTGGGGAGGTTCGATACAATACAAAACACCCATGTTATTTGCTGTAGGGTTCATCTTTTTGTTCACCATAGGAGGGCTCACTGGAATAGTTCTAGCAAACTCTGGGCTAGACATTGCTCTACAAGATACTTATTATGTGGTTGCACATTTCCATTATGTACTTTCTATGGGAGCCGTTTTTGCTTTATTTGCTGGATTTTACTATTGGGTGGGTAAAATCTTTGGTCGGACATATCCTGAAACTTTAGGCCAAATCCATTTTTGGATCACTTTTTTTGGCGTTAATCTGACCTTCTTTCCCATGCATTTCTTAGGGCTTTCGGGTATGCCACGTCGCATTCCAGATTATCCAGATGCTTACGCCGGATGGAATGCTCTGAGCAGTTTCGGTTCTTATATATCCGTAGTTGGGATTCGTCGTTTCTTCGTAGTTGTCGCAATCACTTCAAGCAGTGGAAAGAACCAAAAATGTGCGGAAAGTCCTTGGGCTGTTGAACAGAATCCAACCACACTAGAATGGTTGGTACAAAGCCCTCCGGCCTTTCATACTTTTGGAGAACTTCCTGCGGTAAAAGAGACAAAAAGCTAAAAAAAACCTCTCCTAACTATGAAGGAAGTTTCATAGAGATAGGTGTGGGGAAATCAGTTCTTCATTTGAAGAGTTAGTTGGCT
The Aegilops tauschii subsp. strangulata cultivar AL8/78 chromosome 3, Aet v6.0, whole genome shotgun sequence genome window above contains:
- the LOC141042271 gene encoding uncharacterized protein → MTNLVRWLFSTTRFTTFYFFLCIKFPLIYNFILLSICIFLFLCRFILCLIPICNLFSSCFVGSSFLITLPPEIQDPQALAHLAGLNFYLSLYEQDPGWVTFIQNELNHNTPLEDIPGRLKLFLMEEKLSSMRQDVIQEFVALYQRVGPYLSIEPYLVDEALRSYLDHIHATDSFTVLQASYQDLRENEGGSVFFRNAVSHNRDLLEAESSARRCLEVEQRIRWEEIPKSKASLERAEHEHALDLFKSEDLRRELEKKERGSSVILILFSSSPWAPLSFLFQPPGPSLIRKVFISQIKNDKYGSMALLY